The segment tcagctccttccaaagatgctcaatagtatttaggtcagggctcatagaaggccactttagaatagtccaatgttttcctcttagccattcttgggtgttttaagctgtgtgttttgggtcaaagacccatgacctgcgactgagaccaagctttctgacactggccagcacatttctctctagaatcccttgatagtcttgagatttcattgtaccctgcatggattcaagacaccctgtgccagatgtagcaaagcagccccagaacataacagagcctcctccatgtttcacagtagggacagtgttcttttcttgatatgcttcatttttctgtctgtgaacatagagctgatgtgccttggcaaaaacttccatttttgtctcatctgtccataggacattctcccagaagctttgtggcttgtcaacatgtagtgtggcaaattccaatctgtcttttttatgatttgttttcaccaatggtgtcctccttggtcgtctcccattaagtccactttggctcaaacaacgacggATGGTGTGATCTgacacctttaatctctttagaagtttttctgggctcttttgttaccatgtccctttggtcacattattttcagtcttttctaggggtaccataatttttgtccaggcctgtttcatgagtttattttttaaaataattctttggaagcatggttgaaaagcaacgTCTGACTTTCATCggttaaatttcatataattttgatttattattacttttgtcaaattcaagttatttctgtgaccattgtgagtttttctttaattaaccgaagggtaccaacaattttgccCATGTGTGTATGTTAAGTATGTCTCACAAGTGTGTCTGCACACTTACTGTatctcaatagacctagcctacaaacaccagaaatgaagaagcggtttggatgaacagtgaaacatcttcactcctacaactttttgtccaggttacagattttacttttggtttttcCTATTTCAAGtctattattttacatttatttatcttgatttttgagTGCCTATATCTATTCTCCtcctgttcttgaactgtgcgtTGCAACACGGGAATCTCCCCATTGTGGGATGAGTAAAGTTTTGTCTCATCTTGTCTTCATaaagttttaaataattaatgttAATCTACAATAATTCTCATTGATCATTAATCACACTTCTTTTGGCCGTGACGGTCACAATGCAAAAACTCAATACTGTCCCATACACTGATGATGTACTTATGCCAACAGTAAGTAGTGGCCTTAGAGAAATAGAGGGAttgaaataaagagagagagcgagagcgagagagggagagagagggagagaaggagataaagagagaaaaagagagatgggggagaaagggagagggggaggagagagagaaagcgggagagagaagggggaaggggagagagagagggagaaaacagACCGTCTTTGTCTCCAACCAACAATCTACAGACAGACTCATCTATTTTGTGGAACTGTCCTGGTCAGTCCCATGGTCcagctctggtttagacctagtttagttctaattttgttctggttcagtaccggttcagttttggttcagtattggttcagtcctggtcttagtcctgggacaatcctggtcttagtcctggtccaatcATAGTCcaatcctggttttagtcctggtccaatcctagtccagtcctggtccagtcttggtccagtcttggtccagtcctggtccagtcctaggttagtcctggcttagtcctggttcagtcctggtttatttaaaGCCTGTTGCAGCTGAAAGAGGAGCCAGACTAAATTTAGTGCGGAGTCCTGAAGGCCTCATGTAAACAACATGTGCCACAGTCGCCCGGGgcagacaggataaccactctgccacaaacACAGGAAGGGTATCAGAAAGATCAGGAGTTGAACCCACAATCTCCTCactgacaggaggagacagtgaAGAggttgaacccacaacctcctcactgacaggaggagacaggggggaGTAGACATATGGTTGGGTTCCTCCCTGTGAGGAGCTGATGAGAAACAGATTTTTGTCATGTAAAAGTGGAGCCGCCCACGGAGTGAAATATCGATGAGATCACAGACAGAGGCTTTAACGTGAGAGTTATGTAAAAGAAGaacatgaggagcagaggaagacagggggagcagaggaggggacgCCCAcaaaagcagaggaggaggagaggtctaCAGGACAAGAAGAGTAGGGCAAAAGGAGCAGTGGAGAGGCctacaggagcagaggaggagatgaggggaagaggacaggaggaggagaggaggaaaggagaggaggagacgagtgGACTAGCAAAGGTGGAGAGGTCCACAGgagcagtggaggagaggacaggagaaggaggggaggaggtgcagaggttTAGGAGGTAGAACGTTTGCCCTGTAACCAGAAGGTTGCCTATATTGTGTCCTGGGTACCGTGTCAGTGGGGAACAATAATACGTTTGTAATGCTTTACATAACCCTGAGTGGTTTGGTGGTGACAGTGACACAGCTGCCCTGTGGCAGACCAATAGAAGCAACGCTGCCAACCTGCACCATCAGTTCATCACGACCATAGCATGCACTGGTCTGAGTGGGAGTCAAACCGTACTTTAACCACTCAAGGTTTTCGTACCGAGTAGCACCCAAGATGAGAGTCAGGCTAAACAGTTATGGAAAGAAATGGAATCGTGATTTACTGATTAGATTTACAGTATGGCTATGACCCAAAGTGGTTTAAGTTTTACTGTCATCATAACAAATGTGGCCACTgcctttgacccatcctttcTTCGAACTCCAGCAGCAGTCTAACGGCTGTGCCACTCGGCATCTGTCTCTGACAGTGTACGAGAGAGGTTTTAGCATGAGGAGGAATGAGGAGAAGCCGGTCTGATGCAGTGACACTGTCTTGGTTTAGGATGTGTGTTTTCTTATGGCTGAGcacaggtgcatgctgggacatGTCAGACCCTATGGAGTACCCACACCTATCACGGGGGTGTCACAGAAAAACACCACTGTCTCTACAGCAAAGAGACAAATagagaaaacaaaatgtccCAGGGTCCGTGAAGGCAGCACGCAGACGAAGAATTACAAGAATTACAAATATCTGATTATTTCAGAGATAGAAGCCAAAATACAGATGTATTGTCCTGGTAGTGTATAGAAGAATAGATTCAATACTGATcatgataccatgatgataattaaaaaaacactttctttatacaacaaaatgtgatgttcagcattaaatggtggtatttacttttatattcccatgtggccttatatctgtataactcctcagtgtccaggtaggttccataggagtccatgggtgtatactagtctatgtgtcttatacttgttctgatacagctcaagatcattctaaatctattgaggaaaggttcatttctgtcctgtgaatgggacttttttttagtgctgatacctgctgaaatgagaatctagtttcgatactagttttagcatcgattagtatctgatcttcaatacttttgacaaccctatgtcctggtttatggttaatatcacTAATCGTTTGGGctctcatgacatcacaacaacgTAGAATCATTGTAGTTTAAgatgagctggagacaggtcacaATTCGCAGATGgagtttgctgtgtaactgtcagattgttgttgttttttttacctggtttatggtcaatatctaattactgggcctatcccaTGGAAACAAAACCTGGCACAAAgttgtcagtataaataaacaaaagtcaaaagtcTCCCCACGCTGCGTGACGCCTTCCACGGGCAAGCAAAGGCCGCAGTACCGGTCATTTAAACACGACCCTGAAGAGTTGCTTCCATTATCGGACAGCGGGGCTTTAGCTAATCGTGCGGCTCCAACTCCCCAGATAGTCCCACAACACAAACCGTTTCCACCAGCAGCATGAGAATGACGCGAAACCCGAAAATTCGCACACGggagatgtgttttattgtacgtAACGCCGGGGATGCCGCTGTCCAGCGCTACGTCATTTGACAGCTCCATAGTTCCATTATCGGACGCACGCATTTCCACAACCTATTTCGAGGTTTGGTTAATGCCTTTTGTCATGTTTAACAAATACTAAGAAAATGCATTGTTGTTAATAAATATGAACACATAGAAATCACTATAAAGCTCTGTTATCGCATTGCACGTCAGGGAGGCTTGAAATTTAGAGACCTACGCGGAGAAAATGCAGAACTATAGTTGCCATTTTGAAtgcttagattttttttaaggcaaaaacagtaaatattgtTGCATTTACGATTGTGCTGGGTAATAAAGTCTAAAGAAACCGAAAGCAGCGCTGTTCTGGAGGCGGGTCCGATGACAGACGCATCGCAGCTGCAGCGGTTCGCTCAGTTAGCATCAGTTAGCCTAGGCGGGCTACAGCGCTCGGTTCTGACCGGTGTACCGGGCCTGTTGCGGGTACCGGGGCAGTAGACGGGGCAGGAGGGCTCTGTACCTGGTCGCTGGCGCTGGTTTGTCCCTTGGTGAGCGCGGAGGACCATGTTTAAGCCGTCACTTCACAGGTGGTGTCCTTGTTCGCGACAGCAGCTGTTTGTGAAGCGCCCCGGCCGCGGCGCGTCTCAGATCCGGTCACGTCGCTCTCAGTAAAAGCTCAAAGCAAAAACGCTTGACATGTTCACGGAAGTTCTCCTGTAGTTTTGGTTTAGCTTGATCAGTCACAAAGGCAGACCTGGTTTATAAAGATGGCATAAAATTATGACAAAAGATCAAGAAAAATATTATCATGGAAGGGGCAGCAAGGATTAATCGATGGCAATATATCGGTTAAAGTATCAGTATCTGCCAATGTCAATACAGACATTTGATATTGTACTGCCCGATTCTCCGTGTGCCCTTTTTGAACAGATTGagtcaaaatggaaatagaagagcgTTATATGGCTGTATGTATACATCtaacaattgaaaaaaaatccctgaaatacatttgtgatttttacaAAGAGCTTTACTTCAGTTTAAGATACATTTATGTGCATGGCTGAGGATTTTAACTCTCACACAAAGACCCTTTTTTTTTAGAACAAAGATAACTGTATTAGataaaaatcaaagaaaaacaaccttaagttttcatcaataatacacttAATTTGTAACTattattactctatttaaaagTCTTCAGTCCCCATATTTCAATCTTTATTTGCTTGATAATGTATTCAAAAAGTCtcactgaataaaaaaatattgtttgacCTGTGAAAAGCTGACCTCTGACCaatccaaaagtaaaataatggtTAGCTGCAGCCCCCAATGTCTTTTACAAACAAGCTCCACCAAATGCGATGTACCAAGTGACTGGCACTTTGCTGCCCTCtgtaggaaaaaataaaaaaaatacatctttgTTTTCCCGTTGACATTAGTAAATCTTGTGTTTTGAGGCAGTCTGGGAGTTGAACGCACAACCTCCATGTTTAATCACTTGtgattcatgggtttcagctttctaTGATAGTCAACATTTTAAGGACCTTCACCATCCAAAAGctatattttgctttaaattgttaattgctatggcagtaACAGTTCTAATTTATCATCATTCTGAACTGTGTGGATGGACAAATCTAGTCTAGCCTAGAATCAATAAAAATAGCAGGAAATATGAAATTAGCCAATATTAATATTCTTATAATTACAAAACACATCACTgcttaaattaattaatttatttaaaactgaTTGTCCCTGGAGTGCAAGAAATACATTAACCCATAAACAtatagattgtgttaaaatatccactaaagaaaatataaaattcaaaatattctCTGCCTAAAATACTctcctttaaaatgtttgaaaaaggcACACATCCAAAGGCCCCAAAGGGAGGTTAAAACAGATTTATGATCCAAAGAAGAATGAACCCAAACAagaggactaagggagtgtgacatcacctatAGTGTTTgcctccagccaaatgaagctcatccagcctagcagttatagcagctaatatGGAGCTGAGGTCTATAATTCCATGAGTCAATCAAGACCAAGGCTGTTGAGGGCGAAGATGCTGCCTTGTGAAATAaaagcaggatcatgtagagcgggttaaaacgaacattttaaagcaaGAATGATAAACCTGACAGCAGCGAGTCATGGGCcatttttcaattaaaaaaaatgaattggagttgatggagccgaaccatgcccatgctcacttcttgtttggaacatggcagctagcaggttagctatgtccagagATATGTACAGGccatggtttagatctggtttaatttTTAGTCAAGTACAGTGGTCCTTGGTTTATCAGGGGGGTTACGCTGTAAAagtaacccacaataggcgaaaccCAAGAAGTAGtaggctttattttttttacaattattatatatgttttaaggctgtaaaacttctcaccacacactttatacacttttctcagacaggcattaacattttctcaaatttctttcttgtttaattaatagtGAATGACGCGCATTttacagttcctctgaccgtgcctagCCAATCAGAACAAAGAACATGCGTtcatgcactgtaaaaaaaagtgtaaaattatACCAAAAACATTCACGAAACAGCGAAgctgcaaaaggtgaactgcgatatagcgaaGGACCACTGTAcctgttttgtcctgatttagatgGCACATTTTTTGTGGTGGTAGCCAATATGAAAAGTTCaaacataaattaaacaaaaagaacatgTTACAGTCTGAAGTTCCACTAGTGTCCACCAGAGGGAGTAGAGAGTAGTACAGACTACATTTCATCGGCGTGAGCAGGTTTGGACGAATCACGTTTCTTGTCCATTTTAAGCCTCGAGTTCTGTCCAGCGAGAGGAGCAAAGCTGTGTTCTGATTGGTTCCCCTGTAAGGGTGGGGGCTCAGGGCctggctgtgattggttgacagcagcagcaacagaaaTGTCCtcagctcctgattggctgacgTCAGAGAGGTCAGTGCCTGATGCTATGTCGTCATTGACTGTAGACTGCAACGAGGCGGAGTCTGTCAGGATGTTTCTAGAGATAACTGAAAAAATTATGGAAAAGCAAAAATTACACAGAAAAAATTAGGaccaaaagttaaaaaaaaaaaaaaaaaagtttctctgTTTTGGCTTATGTGTATGATTATTAGACTTCTTTAAAAATTCTGTTTCTATAAATCTGAGTTCTTtacttatttcatgttttaattctCTGGCTGCAGAAAATGTAGCTTGAAATAGGGcctggtaatataaaaaaaaaaaacccacaagcTTGACTAAAATTAATTATAGCTTGAAATcagaacacatttaaacagacCAATACTATGGCTAATTATTTAAGATGATTATgatttaataacaaaaaatgtgtaaataaaactatggtaaatattttttaatgaaaagCTCTTCCATTTTATCCCTACTGACTGCCAGATTCCCCTCACATGACTGACAGTCATCCATGATTCATAGAACCCTAGTTACATTTGTAActtcagtttcattttcataCCTCCAATGGGCCTGTAGTCATCTGCAGCCGAGCGTCTGAGAAAGGGACTGAAACTGGGCAGAATGATCAGACCCAGAGATATGATAATGATCTGTGGAAATAAACACAGACTTTagctcagatgccctccctgcgcgTCAGATGCCGTCCCTGTGCGTCACATCCCATTCCCGTGCGTCACATaccctccctgtgcgtcagatgccctccctgtgcgtcagatgccctccctgtgcgtcagatgccctccctgtgcgtcagatgccctccctgtgcgtcagatgccctccctgtgcgtcagattcaactccctgtgcgtcagattcaactccctgtgcgtcagattcaactccctgtgtctctatggggtcttattctgtgtaaaagcatGGGACCCTTGTGTTAGTTTAGCCACTCAtgtcttctggatgtgtttaaaccaTGCAGTGCAGTGGTGGCGTGAGTCTGGCAGGGGACAGTACCAGGAGGCATGTGCTGGTTTGAGCTCCTTTTGAGACGGTTCGTTTGATCAAAGTCTGAAGCTGACGGAGCTGTGCTAAAAGAGACCTGGAAAACCAAAACAAGACAGAGGGATTTGTAGAATGAAGCTTTTAGCAATAAGGCTGaacaatttgttttaataacGGGGTTATGTTGAAAGTTTGAATTTTAAGCGTGTTCAGAAGATGTGACAGTGAAATCTGAgctgacaaactaatgcaagaatcacatttcagaacatgtttgtacagatctaaactacagggttagcagtttttatgcagacaGGAGATTTGGTTGTTTCTGAAAgaattttttgcaattttttggAAGTTTTTGAAccaacaaatttcagaaacactttgtaTTGAGAAGTGTTCCTCTGCACGGAGAAGCACATCTGTGGATACTgctggagcagaggaagagggatacaatatacgaaggtttgaactttgagagtgtttaaacaagggagaaatgtgagaaaatgtgaatgccTGTCTGagtaaagtgtataaagtgtgtggtgagatgttttattaaagttgactacttcgcagatttcgcctgttgcaggttattttttagaacgttaccctgcgataaacgagggaccactgtaaatacACTACTCACATGTTGCTCTTCTCCAGCTGCTCCACTGTCCTCTGCAGCTCTTTGTTCTGAGCTGAACACGCTGCAGCTCTGAAACAGAACAGGACCACCATGAGAAAGATCTGGAATTATAAACCCTTGGGCTTCTCTGTAGTGTTCCAGAAACTGCATTTCTGCTGTACCCAGGGctctcactgccagctcagtccttgttatcttggcctgtCATAAGAGGTTTAATACACCCTACAGCTGAAGCATAGACTGGTCTGTACCACACTGGACTGGACACCATCACAGTCTCTTcagggttcatgtctccaggtGCTGGGCTCTGTACtgatgtaaataaacttctcctgcgcTAGAACTCCACCATCATGTTTCTTCTCTTCAACTTTCGGGTTACTCAACAACATGTAGTGTATGAATTGTGTATAGTAGAGAGAAGCACCTGTTTTCCAGCTCATCCACATACTCCTTTCTCCTCCGGCGGCTATCCTGAGCCGACTGTTTGTTCCGGATTTTCCTGCGAACTTTCTTCAGAATCCTCTCCTCcgcctgaacacacacatgcaatAAGAATCATTATTGTACTAAGACTTTAAAAGTGCTGCACAAGCTTTTCATTATTTATCAATTATCTTTTaattaaagttattttatttatgtattcattttttttatttaaggtgTCTATTTTATTATGATGAAATCTATGAGTGAGCTATATGGACACCTGAGTTTCCTCTTTTTGGGGATCAGTAAAGTCTCTATTAACCTATCAATCAACCCTATCTGGTTGATTAGGCGAGAAATTCAAATCATGTTTTGgttcaatacatttttgtccagttttggtTGTTGAAATGTTATAATGCTCATATCTTAGTGAGGGGCGGGTTAGATTTTCATACCTTAGTGAGGGGCAAGTTGTTGGGTAGAGACACTCCCTCCTGGTTCAGAAGTCGCTGTTCTTCCTCCGTCAGCTGCAGCTCAGAGCTcatctgtggagagagaaaaTGGGACCATTTTAAGATAATGCATCacaattatcacaattatattaTTAGTTTTGATAATAATTGTGATCGTACCAACTTTATTtagctactaaactgtgtatatggtgttttaatagcattgtccACTGTTATTTTAGTGCACGATAGGCAAATGTGCAGCTTAGTATGTACTGCCTTCAATGGCCTCTGCattttcaagtactatgtgacatcacacaggacagCATCGATTACACCTGGCTGTAGGGGTGGAGTTGGAAGTGTGGTTGCTATTAGACCACTTACACTGTCCGTTATACAGTGGTCTCCTCGTTTATTgcaggggttatgttctaaaaataacctgcaataggagaaatccacaaagtagccagctttatattttacaattattatatttgttttaagtaTGTAAAACACCTCACCACATacttcatacacttttctcaggcagtcattaacattttctcacatttctctctcgtttaaacactctcaaagttcaaaccttcgcaggtgcctttgtcggtgcagaacgtttcatcgacaccaacgggttttgttggggagaaaacttgcagcacttcagagtcacactgcaatcgaacatttatgtaaatttggctgaacgcattctgtactgtacaggagacacggcacggaggagactgattgacaatggtctacagtcccttagccaatcaggacgtagAACACAACGCATGTTTACACACTGTAAGAAAAGCATGCAAAatcgcacaaaaaaaatctgcagaacAGCGAGGCCAGGGAAGatgaaccgcaatatagtgaGGGCCCACTGTATGTCCAGAcctcgcccctcctccctctctcctttagtcctccagacctcccttctcccccccctcactctcccctgtAGACCTGCagaactcccccctcctccccgctCAATCTCTCCTTTAATCCTCCTGGCCCcacccagtttagcagctttgAAATGCAGTTATGGATGGAGTTGAGGTGTTTAGGCCCACTTTAAAATCATGAAACGTCCCATGTTTAAACAGCTATTATAGAATTGTACTTGAAACTTGTACTGAAAATGACAAtctaaaagaaaacataaatcacTTGAACTGAACATTGATACATGATGCAATGGCGATTATCTGCTTGCAATTTGACCATACAAGATAAATCTCAACCTTGATCAAAATTTGTCCTGTAATATCTTATTAACtttctgtaatgtttttatCACTAACCTGTTTTGCATGTTCCTTTCTTATCTTATTATTTCTGTGCCTTTTGGTTTGGTCTTTGTTAGAGtgtaattttaatatcatgttacagtcacaatacaaaaatttccAACTCAGTTTGAATTTGTTATTGTATTGGAGTTGatatcgagtctattctttagtatcactCTGtctttatattcccatgtggccttatatctgtgtgccatccaggtaggttccatagaggtccatgggtgtatacagtggtccctcactatattctgtggttcacctttcgcgatCTTGATGTTTCtcgtattttttttagcttttttttttttttttacatgtgcattgtgttctgcatgctgattgacaatggtctacagtcccttagccaatcattGTCATGACGcatctcctgtacagtacaaaatgcATTCAGccatatttacataaatgttggatcgcagtgtgactctgaagtgctctatgtttgcaagttttctcccagaCAAGAcgcacaatgtcaatgaaacgttgTGCACCGACtaatttcagaaacactttggcCTCTGCAGacaccgctggagcagaggcacgtgaacaacacatttaaagtgatcatcgagAAAGGGGGATATAATACAAAGGTTTttttgagaaaaatgtgagaaaatattaatgcctgtttgagaaaagtgtatgaagtgtgtggtgaggggttttacacccttaaaacatagaataattgtaaaaaaaaataaaataaagctgactacttcgcggattttgcctattgcgggttatttttattttatttataattctaaagctattcaggaaaggttcatttctgtcctgtgaatgtggctttagtatcaatacctgctcagtAAGTATCTAATTtcaataatag is part of the Periophthalmus magnuspinnatus isolate fPerMag1 chromosome 16, fPerMag1.2.pri, whole genome shotgun sequence genome and harbors:
- the LOC117383777 gene encoding cyclic AMP-responsive element-binding protein 3-like protein 4 isoform X2, which translates into the protein MDAESGMLFLAESLGLSAPVSAPVSSSGLIMDTPDPLQEWAVEAETTLVDSETEELLYGVDPNKVFPSRSTPDSSGSDSGICEETQNQGPDQDRDLNQTTVYQVVYDVSHIDSNQQNVISIELDSWSQLLLSDSCVVNELVPRSGSSVQSLDQMSSELQLTEEEQRLLNQEGVSLPNNLPLTKAEERILKKVRRKIRNKQSAQDSRRRRKEYVDELENRAAACSAQNKELQRTVEQLEKSNMSLLAQLRQLQTLIKRTVSKGAQTSTCLLIIIISLGLIILPSFSPFLRRSAADDYRPIGVISRNILTDSASLQSTVNDDIASGTDLSDVSQSGAEDISVAAAVNQSQPGPEPPPLQGNQSEHSFAPLAGQNSRLKMDKKRDSSKPAHADEM
- the LOC117383777 gene encoding cyclic AMP-responsive element-binding protein 3-like protein 4 isoform X1, yielding MDAESGMLFLAESLGLSAPVSAPVSSSGLIMDTPDPLQEWAVEAETVLGVKSNFGPQTLVDSETEELLYGVDPNKVFPSRSTPDSSGSDSGICEETQNQGPDQDRDLNQTTVYQVVYDVSHIDSNQQNVISIELDSWSQLLLSDSCVVNELVPRSGSSVQSLDQMSSELQLTEEEQRLLNQEGVSLPNNLPLTKAEERILKKVRRKIRNKQSAQDSRRRRKEYVDELENRAAACSAQNKELQRTVEQLEKSNMSLLAQLRQLQTLIKRTVSKGAQTSTCLLIIIISLGLIILPSFSPFLRRSAADDYRPIGVISRNILTDSASLQSTVNDDIASGTDLSDVSQSGAEDISVAAAVNQSQPGPEPPPLQGNQSEHSFAPLAGQNSRLKMDKKRDSSKPAHADEM